The following coding sequences lie in one Phalacrocorax aristotelis chromosome 2, bGulAri2.1, whole genome shotgun sequence genomic window:
- the ENY2 gene encoding transcription and mRNA export factor ENY2, with translation MNKDAQMRATINQKLIETGERERLKELLRAKLIECGWKDQLKAHCKDVIKEKGLEHVTVDDLVAEITPKGRALVPDSVKKELLQRIRTFLAQHASL, from the exons ATGAATAAAGATGCCCAGATGAGAGCAACCATTAACCAAAAGCTAATAGAAACGGGAGAGCGAGAACG CCTTAAAGAGTTGCTGAGAGCCAAATTAATTGAATGCGGCTGGAAGGATCAGTTGAAGGCACACTGCAAAG AtgtcattaaagaaaaaggattagAGCATGTCACTGTTGATGATTTGGTGGCAGAAATCACTCCCAAAGGCAGAG CCTTGGTACCAGACAGTGTAAAGAAAGAACTCTTGCAAAGAATAAGAACCTTCCTCGCCCAGCATGCCAGTCTTTAA